Within Lagopus muta isolate bLagMut1 chromosome 1, bLagMut1 primary, whole genome shotgun sequence, the genomic segment TGTGCTGTTAGTGAGTACTATTACAgatgtgctttgttttactCTGCAACTGTAGCAGTAGTTCCTCAACAGATTTTTGTTGTAGGCGCAATGTGTTTGCAGTCAGATCAGTTTAGACTGAATTATTACAGAGATGATTACCTCATGTATGATTTGCAGgggtgaaaagaagaaaaataagatttgctTCGGACCGTAGCAAACTACAACAAATCTCTTGGGAATTGCTGCCTTCAGAGACATTCTGTATTGGTAGCAACTCCTGATCATTTCTGAAGTACGCTTTTGGGTGAATGTTGTTCCTGACCTTAAGCACTTTGCTTAGGCATCATAGAGAGACCCTTGTAAACGCTTTAATGCTTTTGATATTACTTGAGTTTGTATAAATGCAATGCAAAATTCTCACTGGATATGAGTGGATATATTTAGTAGCTAGTGAGAAAAGTGTTTTATTAAGGGCCAGGCACACTTTTGCTTGGGAGTAAaaggaacatttaaaaataatctcaacTCTTCTCAGACTAGACTTCCTTATGATGGCTTATTTTTCCCCTACCAATGTTTGCATTGAGAAAAAAACTTCCGTCTTGTTCAGTAATTTCTGTGTGCCAGTTCCCAAAGGCTGCATTTTGGAGCTACATCTGTTGCCACTGGAAATTTTGCATCTTAGACTATTATTAGGCAGTAGCAATGGACTACTCCCTTACTCTTCTCTAAGAAAGATTTGCATTTAGGAGATCGTTGCTAACCATTAATAATTGTTcattaactttattttattttttaatttaaagatgtATTTAAAATTGGCAAATACACTTTCAGCCTAATCTCTGGTCTctattcttcctttcctcttcaaacAGTGACTAAAGTCACCACTTGCTAATTCTTGGGTGCCAGAACATAATCACTCTTgccattttccatttcagtgccaccaaagctatttttaacaactttttccctttctcttccctgccCTCACGAACACGTACAGTGTATCACTTTATACTAGCATGTACTTTGATTCTGGACTGCTTTGCCTGAAGGCAGGATTTTAATGATTGTAGCTATTAATACCTCCGATTAGCACTAGAAGATTGTAAAAACACACATAGCTATTTTTAAGTTGGCTTTTGTATGTGTTAACACCCAGGAGAAGTCCTTTCATATTATCTGTTTTCTACCCGTTCCATGTCTTCAAAGTAAGTTACAGATGAATGTTAGGCTCTCAGTGGGGTGGAATAAATATGATTTAGGTCATGGCACCTCGTACATGAAACTAATTATTgcttgttttgccttttttctttctagagtCTTTCATTATACTATAAAGGAGGATTTGAGCAGAAAATGAGTAGGCGTGAAGCAAGTCTTATTTTAGGTGTAAGGTAAGTGTGCTGCATTAATATGGTTTTGTTTGGTGAGTatggaatgaagaaaatgaatattgcAAGAACATAGAATACTCCagctaaaatctttctttttttctttccaaaggctTGTAATGGCTTATAAACCATTTTAATATTCTGCTTAAGCtagaaagcaaacaataaaatactaataaaataTGTGACTCGTGTTTGGCTTGAAGGTTTGGTAACATACTGCAGTGGAGAATTGGTGCTCTTAAAATAGTCAGAATAGCACATACTGTGCTAATTAGTGCAATCACATGGCTTGGTTTCCAATAAAAACCTTGAAATGAGCAATATTGTAGATTATACtgatgaagaaggaaaaacagatcaatttttctttttttttctttttttttttttcatacaatgcattttttcctttctatacTCTTTGATTTGTATGGATTAAAAGAGCTGCAGCGTGTTCCAAGCATAAATACATTGAGAGACTTGTCATTTAGATTGGGTATAGGAAATTATTTCCAAGCTGCAGAATCAATAGATTTTTGAGTAGAAATTTTTCAGAAACATGGATGACCAACAGTAGCACATGTCTTAgtgttttctgtaaaacaaatggTGAGTTTGAGGGCTCTCCAGCTGAGAAGAGCGGATCTGACCTGAGGTGGTGGATTTTCTGATTTAGATTAGTTCTTAATTttaagatgaggaaaaaataaggagGATGGTTTGAATTCTCTCCGGAGGTTAGGTGGTGAAAACTGGGGCTTAGAAATAGCAGCCAAACAAGATTATGTTTGCTTCTGACATAATGGAAATATGCAGATGTGGCATTCGTTTTAAGAATCTCTAAAATAAATGAtaacattttcacagaatcacagaattgtaggggttggaagggacctctagagatcatcgaggccaacccctctgccaaagcaggttccctacagcaggtcgcacatattttcttcaaatatctCATGCTTGCACATAGAACAGCAGATTTATAGGAATGTTATACAGAAATTTATCCTCAGACCTATGAGTTTgatattaatattttcacttaCTTTGGAAGGGCACATTCTGTCATGTTCCAGAGTAGCACACTGCAGCTCATTAAAGTGTGTTTACAGCTTACTCTGAACACTCTCATGTACATGTCTGAAATTTCCTCATATCTGTAATCAGTCCCCTGTTAATTTTTTGTCTTAATAGCTTGAGTCTGAACAGTGACACTGCTTGATGTGTTTGGGCTCAGTCTTTCAATTAGCATTCATAATCAGATACAACTAAAGTCCTTAATGTTTGAAGGGTTGAGCCTTTAATTGTGTAGCTGCGTGGCTAATATCTTCATGGGAAGTTCTCACACTGCTTGAAAAGAACTCTTACTGGCCAATTTTAACTCAGTTTACTATAGTGTATGTGTAGAAGGgccaccaaaaaaacccaagagTGTTAAAAGTGTTATGAAGGCTGCCAGGCTCCAGAACTAGGTTGTCTAGAGATTGATCTTATTATGCTATCCTTTGTTGTCTTGTCATCACCTCCAAGTCATACTAAATTTTTAAGCAGAGGCTTTATTCATTATTTCAGGTGTATGTATGGACGCTCTGTAAGTAATAACCATGAGACATGATAAAGGTGAACGTTTGAATGGGGCAACTTGATTTAGTACTTGATGTAGTGGATGGCAACCCTGTGTGCAACAGGGGTactggaacttgatgatccttgagattccttccaacccaagccattctgtgatcctctgATGATATAATGGTGGCTTTTTCATGTCAAGTACGTTGACTTTTTACATATTCCACATGTTCTTCTGTAATAACCATATTCAAAAATTGCAAGGGTTTTGGCAGAAACATGCATGTATATTGTTTGCATTTATCTTTGGAAAAGGTGTCCAAAGCTAAAGAGCGCGGTACTAAAAATGTtaacaaatcatagaatcacagaatggtttgggttgaaaggcaCCTTTAAGaccatgtagttccaaccccctgctgtaggcagggacacctcccttcagaccaggttgctcaaagccccatccagcctggccttgaatgcttccagggagggggcatccacagcctcactggacaacctgttccagtgtttcaccaccctcatagtaaagaatttctttctaataattAGTCTAAATCTATTCTCTTCCAAATCTTAAGTTTTATTCTGTGAAGAACAGGTGGCTGAAATTCGATACAACCTGCAATAATTTTAACAACTGCACATTCAGTAGGAGGAAGTGTTGGTACGAAATATGGGGGAGTGTCTGAGATAACATGGGAAGTGAAAATATtaagtttttttcctaaaccTAAACCAGAAATGCTTTACAGTAGCAAAATACAGATGTGCTAAGAATAATGGTTTACTACTATGAAATTGCTAATGCTAAATTTCTGAAGGGTGTGATAACTCTCCTCACAAGCCAGGTTCCAAGCCCCTCACTATGGCTTTTGATGAGCCTGCTCCCTACCACCatggtcccttccagcctcacCAACATTCCTCTGACTGAAGGGTCTGTCATTTGTGGAAATGGTCAGTGCATCTGAAGGCAGGGCTGATGTTcaggaggagctgggcagcCTCTAAGAAGAGGCTGACAGAAGCCCATCAGCAAGGACACAGATGGCTCAGGTTGTGAGGTTGTACCAGTTCAACAAGAGCATGATTTTGACATGAAGGTATTTTTTTATGATGCCATTTAAGGTTTTAAAGAGCAGTCTTTAGAGCCAGATGAGCAGTATGTCATTAACTAAtcaaaattatataaaatagaaTCTTTGCAGTTGCTTGttaggacaaaactgcatgATTTTCCATAATAGGCAGCTGCAACTTTTCCAGGTAAATGTTGCCCATCTGAATTTCGAAGTAATGCTTTATTATATTCAGGTTTTATTGTTACAATGAGAAAATACTATTAAACAGCtgatttacaaataaaaatatgggtatattttatttctagctATCTGataataaatcattttttacAGTTTATAGTTCAAAGCTTCTGGTTAATTCTTACCTTGTTCAAttgaaatgttctttctttgcagttttttacattttttgaaatgttctATGAAGTATTTTTGTAACATACCCTCATTTCCCTGTGATAGTAAAATAATTAGGGGTTGTTTACTGTGGGAGTTATCTTGCATTCAAACTCTACCTGCAGAAGAATTAAGTGAGTAATTTCTGATGAAGAAGTGGGAAACACCgtttcatttctgtgtgctaacaaattacaaaaaaaaaccaagtcaTTCCAACTGTCCTTTTGCATACCAGAGCCTACTGTGCCGGTATATTGCATCCATAAGTGGTTATTTGTCTGGTAAGGTACATATTTAATTTAGCTGGAGTACATATTTTATGTATCTGTCATTGAAGGAAACAACATTATGTAGCTCTTGTAAATCAACATGTCCCTGAATGCAACACGTTGAACAGCTTTGCAAAAAATAACagatagttgtttttttcctaggcCCCAACAGAAAGTATTTATAGcaactataaaaatatttacagtagAACAAAATAtgataatattaaatatttgatgttttGTCATTGGTCGTATAAATACCTGTTTTCTGGGAGCAAAGatgtattttctgcatttgatgATAAGAATACCAACCATCTGTATTGCggagctctttttttcctccaaattatgtattttaaatggctGTGGGTTTATtgagtttgaagaaaaaagaaacaaatcaacaGGAACGGAAGGATGTTTGCACGTGTCAAATacaaaggctttttaaaaatgtcctCGGTGTGACTTACATCCCTTTGTTGGTATTGCTTCCTCAAAGATGCAGTTTTATGTTTTGGCCACAAGATGGGGAAAATCTcaagttttaattatttttgaagccaGTATAAACCGCTAATTTATAGCCTGAATGCAGTGGAATTTATGGTAAGcacttcaatttatttttgcagtccATCTGCTGACAAGGCCAAAATCAGAGCAGCCCATAGAAGAATCATGATCTTGAATCATCCTGATaaaggtaaatatttatttatttatttgttttaatcaaAGCTGGAAAGGAAGAGCCCTAAATGAGATCCTTTCAGTTTACTGATTATATAAATAACCGTGCTGTGTGAAGTTTATTTATAGACTTAAGCTTCTGTGTATCAGATAAAGCAGACTGATTTCCAGGCTTTATGAACCACAGCTTTAACCAGTTTCTTTAAGGTTTTCTTAAGGTGCTGCTTCAGGTAGGACTACCAGTGGTGCACACacataggaaaaacaaaacaaaacaaaccaaaacccaaaaccCAACTTCCTCcaaagtatgaaaaaaatgagctgtgacatttttcttaaaCTCCTGTTCCTGTTTTGAAATGAGACGGACCACTCACATGGAGGAAGGTAACTTTCTGTGGGAAAATGTTCTGCATAATTTCAGATTTCCTTGAATTCACTTGGAAAAAGAATGTAAAGCTGGGCACTGTTGCTTTACTTGTGAggttttttaatgtaaatttgtCTTATAGAAAGGCTATTATTATAACTTTAACTACACTACAGCTGCTTGAGAAAGAAAGCCCATATGTTCATTGCTGTTTCTACTTTAAAATAACAGATGGTGAAGAGTTACGCTGTATTTCAGAAGTCAAAAGGCAAAATCATGGggtttttgtatgtttttgagAGAATTACAGGGTTCCCTGCTTCTACCCCATcttaaaagaatggaaaaagtaACTGACCACTGGCTGGGTGTTTAGTCGATGCTGTTTTACTGTCTTTACCACTTGGATTTAATTCTAAAGTTTTCCTGCTTATTTGATGTCGCGCTTCTGTTTTTTACACTTTTGTAATGTAGAAgttacacacacatatattaaaatatatgcaGATTTTTCTGGTTTATTATTATGGCCAGAGACCTCTTAACCACTAGAGTATCTAAGAGGTCACAAGTTTTCTGTAATGAATTTCAAAGTTTTCTTGTAGCAGCCATTGGAGACTTGAGCCAGAGTAGTGAATTTCCATGTGGATGTTGAGTTGCCCCTAAAAAAAGCAGTTCCTCTTACGAAGATCATTTTAGGGGCCAGTTCTTACAGCTTAATGCACCTGCAGCTAGGCACAGTGTAGTTTTTGATGATGTAGTGAGCCCTCCTGTGTGCTATTAAGATGGAGCATTTTCTCTGCAGGAGCACCAGGTGAAGGGATTTGTGCCTCCATGCTGCCCCTGCAGCTCTTCTGTCGTGGCCAAAGAGAGAAGTGTTGTCTAATGTCCTCAGCTGCAGAGTTCAGACCTAGAACAATCTTGAACATGTGGCATTGCAGAGAGATTCGCTTGGTTATGTTTTCAACTTCATTTCTTCTGGCTCTGGTAGCACAgatgtgcttttaaaagcaatatCCAACATTAGAATGTAATTCTACCAGCTGGCGTTGGTAGAAGAAAGATCaataaatacagatttgaaAAGTTACTCGTATTACCTGAGAttcaaaacaatgaagaaaCCGTGATTAGAAATAAATCACTAATAGAAGTTTGCATAATAACATCCCTGTTGAGCAGTACTAAAATGGTTGCTCATTAACCTTTGCACAGTTCAGTTTGAAAGTGTTTTTATATTGGTATACTGTATGTTATTTTttatatgtattatttattcTGTGAAAGAATGCTTGCTAAcagaaacagaggaagagaTGAGCCTTTTGGACTTGCTTTAATTATAAACAAACACTTAGGCAATCATGAGATTGAATTTTCTCTCATTGGAGGGCTGCAAAATTAATATGGCACTTGAGGGTGTTTCAGGATGTGAACATAGTAAAAACACTTCTCACTGAATTGAATTTACTTTAAGATCCACTCTAGTAATGTAGAAACTGAAGGCAAAGTTGAAAATTACTTGGGATACGTAGTTTATTGCAGCTTATAGGCCTTACTGTTTTATCTTCTTGTCAGGGTTTTGAAAGAAGCAGTACTCAGTGTAGTAGACAATTTTCTGTCCTTGCCCTGCCTCACTTTCCTCACATGTCTTTGCTATTAGGACTGCATTCAAGCAAAACAGAGCATGAACAAGACAGCTGAactccattattttttccagctgttttatTAGGCTATGAACTGACTTTAGAATGATTTGGATTCCTGCAAAAGTGACCTGAAGAAGTCTTTGTGTTTACGAGCGTTTAGTGCTAGTTCTTCTGTGTGTCTTCTATC encodes:
- the DNAJC15 gene encoding dnaJ homolog subfamily C member 15 isoform X1, producing MIAVGLGVATVAFAGRYAFHLWKPLGQAITETAKKISTSSLSLYYKGGFEQKMSRREASLILGVSPSADKAKIRAAHRRIMILNHPDKGAPGEGICASMLPLQLFCRGQREKCCLMSSAAEFRPRTILNMWHCREIRLVMFSTSFLLALVDHLT